From a region of the Salinispira pacifica genome:
- a CDS encoding glycerophosphodiester phosphodiesterase, whose amino-acid sequence MSDNQNNEQGARTPDPRENARRILKIVALVLAAWFLSRGIIGLLVPPVEEHPAQQRQMSVAAHRGGSALFPENTMYAFRRSAEMGVDILEMDLHLTKDGRIVVIHDETVFRTTDGEGRVEDLTLSRLRSLDAGYWWPYGQKEDCEACSQIPEEEFVYRGTGIRIPLLEEVLAEFPDMMKILEIKPVNPQMVTILGELLREYDQQEHAVVASFHSENLKQFRDQFPEFATSAAQSEATAFVILNYLGFGSSYPSPAEFFQVPPSSGALPVITKSFLQTAEENNIRVHAWTIDDRAEMTRLLDMGIDGIITDDPAELLDLLGR is encoded by the coding sequence ATGTCCGACAATCAAAACAATGAACAGGGAGCCCGGACTCCCGATCCCCGGGAGAATGCCCGGAGGATTCTGAAAATTGTGGCTCTGGTGCTGGCGGCATGGTTTCTGTCCCGGGGCATTATCGGCCTTCTGGTACCTCCTGTGGAAGAGCATCCGGCACAGCAGCGGCAGATGAGCGTTGCAGCCCACCGCGGGGGAAGCGCATTGTTTCCCGAAAATACCATGTATGCATTCCGCCGTTCCGCGGAAATGGGTGTGGATATACTGGAAATGGATCTGCATCTTACGAAAGACGGCCGCATAGTGGTTATTCACGATGAAACGGTGTTCAGAACCACCGACGGTGAAGGCCGGGTGGAGGACCTCACGCTTTCCCGGCTTCGCAGTCTGGATGCCGGCTACTGGTGGCCCTACGGCCAGAAAGAAGACTGTGAAGCCTGCTCCCAAATCCCCGAGGAGGAGTTCGTGTACCGGGGTACGGGGATTCGCATTCCATTGCTTGAAGAGGTGCTGGCCGAATTTCCGGATATGATGAAGATATTGGAAATCAAGCCGGTGAATCCACAGATGGTGACAATTCTGGGGGAACTTCTGCGTGAATATGATCAGCAGGAACACGCAGTGGTCGCATCATTCCACAGCGAAAACCTTAAACAGTTCCGGGATCAGTTTCCCGAATTCGCAACCAGCGCAGCCCAGAGTGAAGCCACTGCCTTTGTAATTCTCAATTACCTGGGGTTCGGAAGCTCCTATCCCTCACCGGCTGAGTTTTTTCAGGTGCCTCCCTCCAGCGGTGCACTTCCGGTAATCACCAAAAGCTTCCTTCAGACCGCAGAGGAAAACAATATACGGGTTCATGCCTGGACGATTGATGACCGGGCGGAAATGACCCGGCTCCTTGATATGGGAATTGACGGCATAATTACCGATGATCCCGCAGAATTGCTGGACCTGCTGGGCAGGTAG
- a CDS encoding aldo/keto reductase, with the protein MQFSHIGRSGLEVSRLCLGAMTFGRETSKKDSLKMMDMFKDRGGNFIDTANVYSQGLSEEIVGEWLGNQNREDWVIATKVRFPMGDGPNHKGLGRKHIFSSIQDSLDRLGTDYVDILYVHAWDYNTRLEETLSTLSSVVESGMARYIGVSNHSGWQLQRALDVSEFRDLEPYIILQAKYNLLIRETEWELLPVVKNHGMGFVAWGPLFGGWLSGRYTRDMSAPPRGSRVETAEEKGWFESWSRYNRESTWKVIDEVLEVARETGKSPAQVSLNWLLQKPITGPIIGASKIHHLEDNLDSAEWQLSAEHMARLDEISRPELPYPYDFLEMAKGV; encoded by the coding sequence ATGCAGTTCAGTCACATCGGAAGATCAGGACTGGAGGTATCCAGGCTCTGCCTGGGAGCAATGACCTTCGGCCGGGAAACATCCAAGAAAGACAGCCTGAAAATGATGGATATGTTCAAGGACCGGGGAGGAAACTTCATCGATACCGCCAACGTCTACTCCCAGGGACTCTCGGAAGAAATCGTAGGAGAGTGGCTTGGGAACCAGAACCGGGAAGACTGGGTGATCGCCACAAAGGTTCGCTTCCCCATGGGTGACGGCCCCAACCACAAAGGGCTGGGGCGCAAGCACATTTTCAGCTCCATCCAGGACAGCCTGGATCGTCTGGGTACAGACTATGTGGATATTCTCTATGTTCACGCCTGGGACTACAACACCAGACTGGAAGAAACCCTTTCCACCCTCTCCTCCGTGGTTGAATCGGGGATGGCCCGGTACATCGGCGTGAGCAATCACTCAGGCTGGCAGCTTCAGCGGGCCCTGGATGTGAGTGAGTTCAGGGATCTGGAACCCTACATCATCCTTCAGGCCAAATACAATCTGCTGATTCGGGAAACCGAATGGGAGCTTCTTCCTGTGGTGAAAAACCATGGTATGGGCTTTGTCGCCTGGGGGCCGCTGTTCGGCGGATGGCTGTCCGGACGCTACACCAGGGATATGAGCGCACCGCCCCGGGGAAGCCGGGTGGAAACAGCCGAAGAAAAAGGCTGGTTTGAAAGCTGGTCCCGGTACAACCGGGAAAGCACCTGGAAGGTGATCGACGAAGTTCTTGAAGTTGCCCGGGAAACCGGTAAATCCCCGGCTCAGGTCTCATTGAACTGGCTGCTCCAAAAGCCCATTACCGGCCCCATCATCGGAGCCAGCAAAATTCATCATCTTGAAGATAATCTGGATTCTGCGGAATGGCAGCTCAGCGCCGAGCACATGGCCCGGCTGGATGAGATCAGCAGGCCGGAGCTCCCCTACCCCTATGATTTCCTGGAAATGGCCAAGGGAGTATAA
- a CDS encoding GNAT family N-acetyltransferase yields MAEFWGVLIQGFDRSPMFLTPWNPAYTDGHIRAAGMNKEIDLYAYEADSGNGYRLNPRYYRFYDRFLKRNPEYRIRRFEPSRLLEEAEHIWRLTNQALIHNWGFVPVPREIFLDMVGRMKLIIDPDAIWFVEHRGRVVAYAFGHPDLNIILKKIRGRLFPTGWFHLWRKRFRLRHYRLFGLGVDEEYQGLGLDALMYVHLYKQLSARKIRLEANWILENNTKMNNSLIRLGMKRTKEYRMYSSAV; encoded by the coding sequence GTGGCGGAGTTCTGGGGGGTTCTGATACAGGGCTTCGACCGCTCTCCCATGTTTCTCACGCCCTGGAACCCCGCCTATACCGACGGTCACATCCGGGCCGCCGGGATGAACAAGGAGATTGATCTCTACGCCTATGAGGCGGATTCGGGCAACGGATACCGGCTGAACCCCCGCTATTACCGCTTTTATGACAGGTTTCTGAAACGGAATCCCGAGTACCGCATCAGGCGGTTTGAACCTTCCAGGCTTCTGGAGGAAGCAGAGCACATCTGGCGTCTCACCAACCAGGCGCTGATACACAACTGGGGTTTTGTTCCGGTACCCCGGGAGATTTTTCTTGATATGGTTGGCAGAATGAAGCTGATTATCGATCCTGACGCCATCTGGTTTGTTGAACACCGGGGAAGGGTGGTGGCCTATGCATTCGGTCATCCGGATCTGAATATCATCCTGAAGAAAATCCGCGGCCGCCTGTTTCCCACGGGCTGGTTCCATCTCTGGCGGAAACGGTTTCGCCTGCGGCACTACCGTCTCTTCGGATTGGGTGTGGATGAAGAGTATCAGGGGCTGGGCCTTGATGCACTCATGTATGTGCATCTGTACAAACAGCTCAGTGCCCGGAAGATCCGCCTTGAGGCCAACTGGATTCTGGAAAACAACACGAAAATGAACAATAGCCTGATCAGGCTGGGGATGAAGCGTACCAAAGAGTACCGGATGTATTCTTCAGCGGTATAG
- a CDS encoding ROK family protein has protein sequence MSLYAGIEAGGTKFVCAVASDFDTILKEERFPTTTPEETLPRALDFFRRAEEELKDQHGAITSMGIAAFGPVNVDSSSSRYGWITSTPKPGWKNTDIRGYFVREMNVPVGFDTDVNGAALGEGHAGAGRGLDTFMYITIGTGVGGGIIVNNKPVHGLVHPEVGHMILKPREGETFQGVCPYHSHCVEGMCAGPAIKARWGTPGDQLPDDHEAWDVEASYIAQALMSYVLIISPERIILGGGVMHQRQLFPKIRKELKTLLNGYVDHPAILEEREDYIVPPGLEDHAGITGAFILAAGAAHR, from the coding sequence ATGAGCCTGTACGCCGGGATTGAAGCCGGAGGCACCAAATTTGTTTGTGCCGTGGCATCGGATTTTGACACGATTTTGAAAGAGGAGCGCTTTCCCACCACAACTCCCGAAGAAACACTTCCCCGGGCCCTGGATTTTTTCCGCAGAGCAGAAGAGGAATTGAAGGATCAGCACGGAGCTATCACGTCCATGGGGATTGCCGCCTTCGGTCCGGTGAATGTGGATTCTTCTTCCTCCAGGTACGGGTGGATTACCAGCACACCGAAACCGGGCTGGAAAAACACAGACATCCGGGGATATTTTGTCCGGGAAATGAACGTTCCCGTGGGTTTCGATACCGATGTAAACGGAGCAGCTCTTGGGGAAGGCCATGCCGGAGCAGGCAGAGGCCTGGATACCTTCATGTACATCACCATCGGAACCGGTGTGGGCGGGGGTATTATTGTGAACAATAAACCGGTACACGGCCTTGTGCACCCGGAGGTTGGCCATATGATCCTCAAACCCCGTGAAGGTGAGACGTTCCAGGGAGTATGTCCCTACCACAGTCACTGTGTTGAGGGTATGTGCGCCGGCCCTGCCATTAAGGCCCGGTGGGGAACGCCCGGGGATCAGCTTCCCGACGACCATGAAGCCTGGGATGTGGAAGCATCCTATATTGCCCAGGCTCTGATGAGCTATGTCTTGATTATTAGTCCCGAACGTATTATTTTAGGCGGCGGAGTAATGCATCAGCGACAGCTTTTTCCCAAAATCCGCAAAGAATTGAAAACCCTTTTGAACGGGTATGTTGATCATCCGGCCATCCTTGAAGAACGGGAGGATTACATAGTCCCTCCGGGACTTGAGGATCATGCCGGAATAACCGGCGCCTTCATTCTGGCGGCGGGGGCAGCCCACCGGTAA
- a CDS encoding glutamine--tRNA ligase/YqeY domain fusion protein — protein sequence MDTANPREENASKNDFIRSAIREDMKEGRFPPPVHTRFPPEPNGYLHIGHAKSICLNYGLADDFEGAVYNLRFDDTNPVKEEQEYVDSIMEDIRWLGFDWEDRLYFASDYFQQLYDWAVKLIRDGNAYVDSQDPETISKSRGTPTEPGVNSPYRDRSVEENLKLFEEMRQGKHPDGSSVLRAKIDMAHPNLNMRDPVMYRIKHARHHRTGDDWCIYPMYDWAHGQSDALENITHSLCTLEFENHRPLYNWFLEKIGVENPPRQIEFARLNLTYTVMSKRKLRQLVEDGHVESWDDPRMPTVSGMRRRGYTPEAIRKFAAEIGVTKTESMVDLALLEFFVREHLNKTAQRRMAVLDPVKMVITNYPEGKEEWLEADNNPEDEHAGTRSIPFSGELYIERDDFMEDPPKKFFRLAPGKEVRLKHAYFVTCDEVIKDASGNITELRCSYDPESRGGQSPDGRKVKGTLHWVSAAHALDAEVRLYDNLFLRENLNTLEEDEDSLDYLNPESLVTVQAKLEPSLGDAEAGSSFQFLRKGYFCADSKDHKRDHSGNSIVFNRTVQLKDSWAKVKKKG from the coding sequence ATGGATACAGCCAACCCACGCGAAGAGAACGCAAGCAAAAATGATTTTATCCGTTCGGCCATCCGGGAAGATATGAAGGAGGGCAGGTTTCCTCCTCCGGTCCACACCAGGTTTCCCCCGGAGCCCAACGGCTATCTCCACATCGGTCACGCCAAAAGCATCTGCCTGAATTACGGGCTGGCGGACGATTTTGAGGGCGCAGTGTATAATCTGCGTTTCGACGATACCAATCCGGTAAAAGAAGAGCAGGAGTATGTGGATTCCATTATGGAAGACATCCGCTGGCTGGGTTTCGACTGGGAGGACCGGCTCTACTTCGCCTCGGATTACTTTCAGCAGCTCTATGACTGGGCGGTCAAGCTGATACGGGACGGCAACGCATACGTGGACAGCCAGGACCCCGAGACCATCTCAAAGAGCAGAGGCACTCCAACCGAACCGGGGGTGAACAGCCCCTACCGGGACAGAAGCGTTGAAGAGAACCTGAAACTGTTCGAAGAGATGCGCCAGGGCAAACACCCCGACGGCTCCAGCGTGCTCAGGGCGAAGATCGACATGGCCCACCCCAACCTGAACATGCGGGATCCGGTAATGTACCGCATCAAACACGCCCGTCACCACAGAACCGGAGACGACTGGTGCATTTACCCCATGTATGACTGGGCCCACGGCCAGTCCGACGCCCTGGAGAATATCACCCATTCCCTCTGTACCCTGGAATTTGAGAATCACCGTCCTCTCTACAACTGGTTTCTGGAAAAGATCGGGGTGGAAAATCCCCCAAGACAGATCGAATTCGCCCGGTTGAACCTCACCTACACGGTGATGAGCAAGCGGAAACTCCGCCAGCTGGTGGAGGACGGTCATGTGGAATCCTGGGACGATCCCAGAATGCCCACCGTCAGCGGCATGCGGCGCAGGGGCTACACCCCCGAAGCTATCCGGAAGTTCGCAGCGGAGATCGGGGTGACCAAGACCGAAAGCATGGTGGACCTTGCCCTGCTGGAATTCTTTGTACGGGAACATCTGAACAAAACGGCGCAGCGGCGTATGGCCGTCCTGGATCCGGTGAAAATGGTTATTACCAATTATCCCGAAGGAAAGGAAGAATGGCTTGAGGCTGATAACAACCCGGAAGATGAACATGCGGGAACACGAAGCATTCCCTTCAGCGGCGAGCTGTACATTGAACGGGACGATTTCATGGAAGATCCTCCGAAGAAGTTTTTCCGTCTGGCACCGGGAAAGGAAGTTCGTCTCAAACACGCATACTTTGTAACCTGCGATGAGGTAATCAAGGACGCATCGGGAAATATCACCGAGCTGCGCTGCAGCTACGACCCCGAAAGCCGGGGAGGTCAGAGCCCCGACGGCCGGAAGGTGAAGGGAACCCTTCACTGGGTGAGTGCGGCCCATGCTCTGGATGCCGAGGTTCGCCTCTACGATAATCTCTTTCTCCGGGAAAATCTGAATACCCTGGAAGAGGATGAGGATTCCCTGGACTACCTGAATCCCGAAAGTCTGGTGACAGTACAGGCCAAACTGGAACCCTCTTTGGGGGACGCCGAAGCAGGCAGCAGTTTTCAATTCCTGCGGAAAGGCTATTTCTGCGCCGACAGCAAGGACCACAAAAGGGATCACAGCGGCAACAGCATTGTGTTCAACCGCACCGTTCAACTGAAAGACAGCTGGGCCAAGGTGAAGAAGAAGGGCTGA
- a CDS encoding Ldh family oxidoreductase — protein MWKKDGKSGGVSQALNEELDTFDTEFLEVSIEEVRSISTRYLEESGFNRDEAELTTRNLLEAELAEKRSHGIIRLPDLRKLIASGDIRTNTSGLSLVRDGGDALHFDAEYQSGSVALYRSLEVAFARMREQPDRNILVTGIKDMSYASGYIGDYARMAAEEGLLFLSFFNSPPILIPHGSRDPQWGTDPVTFSFPAQGSESSASMVHDSASSVITWGAMMNLKREGKELPPGVALDEEGNETRSPVEGMKGGLLSMGEHKGSGMALMVELMAGALTGSRVGTVVDGGWGGTYILIRPGVFLGDDEKVSAQGSELLTALNESRPRGGYDRVRYPGQQSQERRNSHLKNGSIRLPSILWSDIRNGLRANGQ, from the coding sequence ATGTGGAAAAAAGATGGCAAATCAGGGGGCGTTTCCCAGGCCCTGAACGAAGAACTGGACACATTCGACACGGAATTCCTGGAAGTATCCATAGAAGAAGTCCGCAGCATTTCAACCCGTTACCTTGAGGAAAGCGGGTTTAACCGGGACGAGGCGGAGCTTACCACCCGCAACCTCCTTGAAGCGGAGCTTGCGGAGAAGCGCAGCCACGGAATTATCAGACTGCCGGATCTGCGGAAACTGATTGCCAGCGGAGATATCCGGACAAATACATCAGGGCTCAGCCTGGTGCGGGACGGCGGCGATGCCCTTCATTTTGATGCCGAATATCAGAGCGGTTCGGTGGCCCTTTACCGCAGTCTGGAGGTTGCCTTTGCCAGGATGCGGGAACAGCCGGACCGGAATATTCTAGTTACCGGAATTAAGGATATGTCCTATGCTTCGGGGTACATCGGTGATTACGCCCGGATGGCCGCAGAGGAAGGGCTTCTGTTTCTGTCGTTTTTCAATTCCCCCCCCATTCTGATTCCCCACGGCAGCCGGGACCCCCAGTGGGGTACGGACCCGGTAACCTTTTCCTTCCCCGCACAGGGAAGCGAAAGCTCAGCCAGCATGGTGCACGACTCCGCCAGCTCGGTGATCACCTGGGGAGCCATGATGAACCTGAAGCGGGAAGGGAAAGAGCTGCCTCCCGGTGTGGCCCTGGATGAAGAGGGCAATGAAACCCGATCCCCGGTTGAGGGGATGAAGGGCGGCCTTTTAAGCATGGGTGAACATAAGGGGTCGGGAATGGCTCTCATGGTTGAACTGATGGCCGGAGCCCTCACCGGCAGCCGGGTTGGAACCGTGGTTGACGGCGGCTGGGGGGGGACCTACATTCTGATCAGGCCCGGAGTTTTTCTGGGGGATGACGAAAAGGTTTCCGCACAGGGAAGCGAGCTGCTTACCGCACTGAATGAATCCCGGCCCCGTGGCGGGTATGACAGGGTGCGTTATCCCGGGCAGCAAAGCCAGGAACGTCGGAACAGCCATCTGAAAAACGGCTCCATCCGGCTGCCGTCAATCCTCTGGTCGGATATCCGAAACGGCCTCAGGGCGAACGGGCAATAA
- the cmoB gene encoding tRNA 5-methoxyuridine(34)/uridine 5-oxyacetic acid(34) synthase CmoB: MLEPRIIMSPGAYRDFFSHRKTEFLKGIAKELQGVLEHNLAPDRNWQMDDWKGAIASLPEFDARGMSPELCELAGLPGSAAVQCGPDASTSTSIPMPTSVPMRQREQITGNLRQLMPWRKGPFRVFGVDLDTEWRSDWKWDRVLPHISPLKGRRVLDVGCGNGYHLWRMLEEGADAAVGVEPHLLNVAQFALMQRYYHRQPVAVLPMALEEYPVNTRIYDTVFSMGVLYHRKSPADHLLHLKSCLREGGELVLETLIAEGDEHTSLLPRERYGKMRNVWNIPSPAYLEKLLQRCGFTHIRHADSNRTSMEEQRATEWMEFESLKDFLDPRDPLRTVEGYQAPVRGIFIARSP, translated from the coding sequence ATGCTTGAGCCCCGAATAATTATGTCCCCCGGGGCGTACCGGGACTTCTTCAGCCACAGAAAGACCGAGTTTCTCAAGGGGATCGCTAAGGAGCTGCAGGGCGTACTGGAACACAACCTGGCCCCCGACAGAAACTGGCAAATGGACGACTGGAAAGGTGCCATCGCATCCCTTCCGGAGTTCGACGCCCGGGGAATGTCACCGGAGCTCTGTGAACTTGCCGGTCTCCCGGGCTCGGCGGCGGTGCAATGCGGTCCCGATGCGTCTACGTCCACTTCTATTCCCATGCCCACCTCCGTGCCCATGCGCCAACGGGAACAGATTACCGGAAACCTGCGGCAGCTCATGCCCTGGCGGAAGGGCCCCTTCAGAGTATTCGGCGTGGACCTGGATACCGAATGGCGGTCGGACTGGAAGTGGGACCGGGTTCTGCCTCACATCTCCCCCCTCAAAGGACGCAGAGTTCTGGATGTGGGCTGCGGAAACGGATATCACCTCTGGAGAATGCTGGAGGAGGGAGCCGATGCGGCGGTGGGTGTGGAGCCCCACCTGCTGAATGTGGCCCAGTTCGCCCTGATGCAGCGTTATTATCATCGGCAGCCTGTCGCCGTGCTGCCCATGGCCCTGGAGGAATACCCGGTAAATACCAGAATCTACGATACGGTATTCAGCATGGGGGTGTTGTATCACCGTAAGAGTCCGGCCGATCACCTGCTGCACCTAAAATCCTGCCTCCGGGAGGGCGGTGAACTGGTACTGGAAACCCTGATTGCGGAGGGGGATGAACATACGTCCCTGCTGCCTCGTGAGCGCTACGGCAAAATGCGGAACGTATGGAACATCCCCTCCCCCGCATATCTTGAGAAGCTTCTCCAGCGCTGCGGCTTCACCCATATTCGGCATGCGGACTCAAACCGCACCAGCATGGAAGAACAGAGAGCGACCGAATGGATGGAGTTTGAAAGTCTGAAAGATTTCCTGGACCCCCGGGACCCGCTCAGGACAGTTGAAGGTTACCAGGCACCGGTTCGGGGAATCTTTATTGCCCGTTCGCCCTGA
- the cmoA gene encoding carboxy-S-adenosyl-L-methionine synthase CmoA, protein MNHEKDTIYSTPMDPVPPFTFDDRVARVFPDMIKRSVPGYADIIDMIGLFARHYVQHGSNCYDLGASLGAATLAMRRNINVDGVTIHAVDNSADMLKRCGENIQWDQSRTQVELLLGDVEDIQMTDASMVVLNFTLQFIPAKRRQRIVDRIFKALRPGGVCIISEKLVFPQREGQQEVLTHMHLDFKRMQGYSDLEISQKRQSLENVLVSNSSDEIIGMFDNAGFSRSFQWFQYLSFASFFAAKATTHA, encoded by the coding sequence ATGAACCACGAAAAGGATACGATTTACTCAACCCCCATGGATCCGGTACCCCCTTTCACCTTTGACGACCGGGTAGCTAGGGTCTTTCCGGATATGATCAAGCGTTCGGTTCCCGGTTATGCCGATATTATTGATATGATCGGGCTGTTCGCCCGGCACTATGTGCAGCACGGAAGCAATTGCTATGACCTGGGGGCCAGCCTGGGTGCGGCCACCCTTGCCATGCGGCGGAATATTAACGTGGACGGGGTTACCATCCATGCGGTTGATAACAGCGCAGATATGCTGAAACGATGCGGAGAAAACATCCAGTGGGATCAGAGCCGGACACAGGTGGAGCTGCTGCTGGGAGATGTTGAAGATATTCAGATGACGGACGCCAGCATGGTTGTGCTCAATTTCACCCTTCAGTTTATTCCCGCAAAACGCAGACAGCGGATTGTCGACAGGATATTCAAGGCTCTCAGACCGGGAGGAGTGTGCATTATCTCTGAAAAGCTGGTGTTTCCCCAACGGGAGGGTCAGCAGGAGGTTCTCACCCACATGCATCTTGATTTCAAACGGATGCAGGGGTACAGCGACCTGGAAATCAGCCAGAAGCGTCAGAGTTTGGAGAATGTGCTTGTCTCCAACAGTTCGGATGAGATTATAGGCATGTTCGACAATGCGGGATTCAGCCGGTCGTTTCAGTGGTTTCAGTACCTGAGTTTCGCTTCCTTTTTCGCAGCAAAGGCCACCACCCATGCTTGA
- a CDS encoding PfkB family carbohydrate kinase, whose amino-acid sequence MPLTLKEHHHWSLVIPTSMGVRLTPENRQPVEAGGAFRIHATSAESNVGSVSSSLGLSVKVLTNFVKGSPVARLIQQDLRSRNICFEGPEVEQGGPWGYRHQMNIADSGFGGRGPRVQNDRAGEVGRLLSAEDFDLKRIFETEGAAVVHLSGLIAALSPETGTFCLEVAREAKKHGSLISFDLNHRASLWKGREDELAHTFAEIASLADILVGNEEDFQLCLGIPGPEPGGRDLADKIRGFEEMIENARKQFPAAAVFATTLREVTDANSHKWGSIMFFENEWHIIRPREIAVLDRIGGGDGFVGGLLYGILKQWKPEAWNQFGWASGALAAGMLTDYARPVDEEQLWSMWEGNARVKR is encoded by the coding sequence ATGCCGCTTACACTCAAAGAACATCATCACTGGTCGCTGGTCATCCCCACCAGCATGGGCGTACGGCTCACCCCGGAGAACCGCCAGCCCGTTGAAGCAGGCGGAGCTTTCCGCATCCATGCAACAAGCGCCGAGAGCAATGTGGGTAGCGTATCATCTTCCCTGGGGCTGTCGGTGAAAGTTCTCACCAACTTTGTGAAGGGCAGCCCTGTTGCACGGCTGATCCAACAGGATCTGAGGTCCCGGAATATCTGCTTTGAAGGACCGGAAGTTGAGCAGGGCGGTCCCTGGGGATACCGGCACCAGATGAATATTGCCGACAGCGGTTTCGGAGGCAGAGGGCCCAGGGTTCAGAACGACAGAGCCGGGGAAGTGGGGCGGCTCCTTTCAGCAGAGGATTTTGATTTAAAGCGCATATTTGAAACGGAGGGAGCGGCGGTTGTTCATCTTTCCGGCCTCATAGCCGCCCTGTCGCCGGAAACCGGGACATTTTGTCTGGAGGTGGCCCGGGAAGCAAAGAAGCACGGCAGCCTGATTTCCTTCGATCTGAATCACCGGGCATCCTTGTGGAAGGGCCGGGAAGATGAGCTGGCGCATACCTTTGCAGAAATTGCATCCCTGGCGGATATTCTTGTGGGGAATGAAGAGGATTTTCAGCTCTGTCTGGGGATTCCCGGGCCTGAGCCCGGCGGCAGAGATCTTGCCGATAAAATCCGGGGATTCGAGGAAATGATCGAAAACGCAAGGAAACAATTCCCGGCTGCAGCGGTATTCGCCACCACGCTGCGGGAAGTGACCGACGCCAATTCCCATAAATGGGGCTCAATCATGTTCTTTGAGAATGAGTGGCATATTATCCGGCCCAGAGAGATTGCGGTTCTTGACCGCATCGGCGGGGGGGACGGCTTTGTGGGCGGCCTGCTCTATGGTATTCTCAAACAATGGAAGCCGGAAGCATGGAATCAGTTCGGCTGGGCAAGCGGCGCCCTGGCTGCTGGAATGCTCACCGATTATGCCCGGCCGGTTGATGAGGAGCAGCTATGGAGCATGTGGGAGGGAAACGCCAGAGTGAAGCGGTGA
- a CDS encoding YdeI/OmpD-associated family protein has protein sequence MLEPDGRGSHWFYLDTLKTELKERLHSNHSLKLKFRPSERWPEAEVPADVQNALGSDPSIREIWLDITPLARRDWLRWICSTKNPETRQRRISAALDKMKGGERRPCCFNRNACCDPHVSASGTLNIP, from the coding sequence GTGTTGGAGCCCGACGGCAGGGGAAGCCACTGGTTTTACCTGGATACCCTGAAAACAGAGCTCAAGGAGCGCCTGCACTCTAACCACAGCCTGAAGCTGAAATTCCGTCCTTCGGAGCGCTGGCCCGAAGCGGAGGTACCCGCAGATGTTCAGAATGCACTGGGCTCGGATCCCTCGATCCGGGAAATTTGGCTGGATATTACCCCCCTTGCCAGGAGAGACTGGCTTCGCTGGATCTGCTCCACCAAAAATCCGGAAACCCGGCAGCGCCGCATTTCCGCCGCCCTGGATAAAATGAAGGGCGGGGAACGCCGGCCATGCTGCTTCAACCGGAATGCCTGTTGCGATCCTCATGTGTCCGCAAGCGGAACGCTGAACATTCCATGA